One region of Miscanthus floridulus cultivar M001 chromosome 19, ASM1932011v1, whole genome shotgun sequence genomic DNA includes:
- the LOC136526870 gene encoding transmembrane emp24 domain-containing protein p24delta3-like: MAASVFPALLLAVAALLPLPAAEAVWLELPPSGTKCVSEEIQPNVVVLADYAIMYESHPSSHPTVAVKVTSPYGNTVHHNENATMGQFAFTTTEAGNYLACFWIDSVEKGSGTSLNLDWRIGIAAKDWDTIAKKEKIEGVELELRKLEAAVESIHHNLLYLKAREADMRTVSEKTNSRVAWFSFLSLGVCVAVSVLQLWHLQGFFRKKKLI; this comes from the exons ATGGCGGCGTCGGTGTTTCCGGCGCTGCTGCTGGCCGTGGCGGCGCTGCTGCCTCTACCGGCGGCGGAGGCCGTGTGGCTCGAGCTGCCGCCGTCGGGGACCAAGTGCGTCTCCGAGGAGATCCAGCCCAACGTCGTGGTGCTCGCCGACTACGCGATCATGTACGAGTCCCACCCCAGCTCGCACCCCACCGTCGCCGTCAAG GTTACATCACCCTATGGAAATACTGTACATCATAATGAAAATGCTACAATGGGTCAGTTTGCTTTCACAACTACAGAAGCTGGAAACTACCTTGCATGTTTCTGGATAGACAGTGTGGAGAAAGGATCAGGAACATCTCTAAATCTTGATTGGAGGATAGGGATTGCTGCAAAGGACTGGGATACTATTGCTAAGAAAGAGAAAATTGAG GGTGTAGAACTAGAGCTTAGGAAACTTGAAGCTGCAGTTGAGTCCATCCATCATAACTTGCTGTATCTCAAAGCAAG GGAAGCGGATATGCGAACAGTGAGTGAGAAAACAAATTCAAGGGTTGCCTGGTTCAGCTTCCTGTCACTGGGAGTCTGCGTTGCCGTCTCTGTGCTGCAGTTGTGGCACCTTCAAGGGTTCTTCCGGAAGAAGAAGCTCATTTAA
- the LOC136526869 gene encoding uncharacterized protein has protein sequence MPSPLRCLLLAFVVLLLSGFPRLAHPFTALESDQVARFQEYLRIRTVHPSPDYAGAAAFLLPYAASLGLHTTTLHFTPCKTKPLLLLTWRGSDPSLPSVLLNSHIDSVPAEPEHWAHPPFAAHRDPATGRVYARGAQDDKCLPVQYLEAIRGLQAAGFAPARTVHISLVPDEEIGGADGFDKFAQSEEFRALNIGFMLDEGQASPTDVFRVFYADRLVWRLIVKAAGAPGHGSRMFDGAAVDNLMDCLETIAGFRDAQFRMVKSGERGPGEVVSVNPVYMKAGIPSPTGFVMNMQPSEAEVGFDLRLPPTEDIELIKRRVKEEWAPAHKNLTYQLIRKGPVTDVAGRPIFTATNESNPWWPIFEKAITSAGGKLSKPEILSSTTDSRFVRQLGIPALGFSPMTNTPILLHDHNEFLEDKVFLRGIKVYEHVIRALSSFQG, from the exons ATGCCGTCGCCTCTCCGCTGTCTCCTGCTCGccttcgtcgtcctcctcctctccgGCTTCCCCCGTCTCGCCCACCCCTTCACGGCTCTCGAGTCCGACCAGGTCGCCCGCTTCCAGGAATACCTCCGCATCCGAACGGTGCACCCGTCCCCCGACTACGCGGGCGCCGCCGCCTTCCTCCTACCCTACGCCGCTTCGCTCGGCCTCCACACCACCACGCTCCACTTCACCCCGTGCAAGACCAAGCCGCTGCTCCTCCTCACCTGGCGGGGCTCCGACCCGTCCCTCCCCTCCGTGCTCCTCAACTCCCACATCGACTCCGTGCCCGCGGAGCCCGAGCACTGGGCGCACCCGCCGTTCGCGGCGCACCGCGACCCGGCCACGGGCCGCGTCTACGCGCGCGGCGCTCAGGACGACAAGTGCCTCCCCGTCCAGTACCTCGAGGCGATCCGGGGCCTCCAGGCCGCGGGGTTCGCGCCCGCCCGCACCGTCCACATCTCGCTGGTCCCCGACGAGGAGATCGGCGGCGCGGATGGGTTCGACAAGTTCGCCCAGTCGGAGGAGTTCCGCGCCCTCAACATCGGGTTCATGCTCGACGAGGGGCAGGCGTCGCCGACGGATGTGTTCAGGGTCTTTTACGCGGATAGGCTGGTGTGGAGGCTCATCGTGAAGGCGGCGGGGGCGCCGGGGCATGGGTCGAGGATGTTCGACGGCGCGGCCGTGGACAATTTGATGGATTGCCTGGAGACCATCGCTGGGTTCAGGGATGCGCAGTTCAGGATGGTGAAGTCCGGGGAGAGGGGTCCCGGCGAGGTGGTCTCGGTGAATCCTGTGTACATGAAGGCCGGCATACCAAGCCCCACG GGTTTTGTGATGAATATGCAACCTTCAGAAGCAGAGGTTGGCTTTGATCTCCGCCTTCCTCCAACTGAAGATATTGAACTGATCAAACGAAGAGTCAAAGAGGAATGGGCACCAGCTCATAAAAACTTGACCTACCAG CTAATACGGAAAGGTCCAGTAACAGATGTGGCTGGACGTCCCATATTCACAGCAACAAACGAGTCGAACCCATGGTGGCCCATATTTGAGAAGGCTATCACCTCCGCGGGAGGAAAGCTATCTAAGCCTGAGATTTTATCTTCAACCACAGATTCACGTTTTGTGAGGCAGCTGGGCATTCCTGCCCTCGGGTTTTCTCCAATGACAAATACTCCAATACTACTACATGACCATAACGAG TTTCTGGAAGATAAGGTATTCCTGAGGGGCATCAAAGTGTACGAACATGTCATTAGAGCACTAAGCTCGTTCCAAGGCTGA